In Dermacentor variabilis isolate Ectoservices chromosome 7, ASM5094787v1, whole genome shotgun sequence, a genomic segment contains:
- the LOC142586960 gene encoding uncharacterized protein LOC142586960: MATLKLIAAVVFMASSAASYSSGGECDFSAVDVDAAVDQILAKFPANYTLTENKFVPVIAGLELGPLSVSGLNKITRYGAVQTYCVRGTRFLQVDFIHNSPVYFYAPWRMCSSQEGRVKIGAEFSRFTVLLRVEGGRFAENFVLHDEGPNVPVSTYNVLVIVEGAGEGVRTASAILSKLFPAYMTEFWNEQFFNHFTHFLHTALE, translated from the exons ATGGCAACACTGAAATTGATTGCTGCTGTGGTTTTTATGGCGTCATCTGCTGCTTCCTACTCCTCAGGTGGAG AATGCGACTTCTCAGCCGTTGACGTGGACGCTGCGGTGGACCAGATCCTTGCCAAGTTTCCCGCTAACTACACCCTGACTGAAAACAAATTCGTACCTGTCATCGCTGGCCTAGAACTGGGGCCCCTCAGTGTGTCCGGGTTGAACAAAATCACGCGGTACGGGGCTGTACAGACTTACTGCGTCCGCGGCACGCGCTTCCTTCAAGTGGACTTCATCCACAACAGCCCCGTATATTTCTACGCGCCCTGGCGAATGTGTTCGAGCCAGGAGGGCCGCGTCAAGATCGGCGCAGAATTCTCGCGCTTCACGGTCCTTCTTCGCGTGGAAGGAGGACGCTTTGCTGAGAATTTCGTtctccatgacgaaggaccaaACGTTCCCGTAAGCACTTACAACGTTCTCGTGATCGTCGAAGGTGCCGGGGAAGGCGTCAGAACCGCAAGCGCCATTCTGAGCAAGCTCTTCCCGGCATACATGACTGAATTCTGGAATGAACAATTCTTTAATCACTTCACACATTTCCTTCACACTGCGCTGGAGTGA